One Tiliqua scincoides isolate rTilSci1 chromosome 9, rTilSci1.hap2, whole genome shotgun sequence DNA segment encodes these proteins:
- the LOC136660668 gene encoding uncharacterized protein codes for MGRRRALPGYPEFYRARWAQGGCGPCQDPALKSRARAGEGGPGRWDVRGIAEASAGARGERPGGALFAGLARAFGFLELLCVNLFACPWRSEIRALKTFTGNFVYYVRSVLPDGIVERLLEEIGYIATTATEFSLVRKLSESEAEQAAFDLFLARIECEDIFEMAKDARDSDLGDILQKRAQKHWPPEGALVQKHQLSQRQEYGMTGSTSKTQGCCSPQQATPAEVRLAFDDAANGGLKFTTDESQPLDPEFSSEPNTNQSHGSASENSCVKSTDSEDFLMKYSDIVIGQKPLHLANLSPKEMKTQATGLISTMLGASADGKRPPTVPSPDASGPQALAILNDVTLESGVCYGCRSQGSSQEAIELKIRDAMKCLSVHESDSTDKPKELKGNAIQHSNKIISACHISREEETRDLSSTSAKLKIMEDSMEGLIYPVEETAQPELNRSRIDIQEFSHSRMELTDPPGPSKGSLNVDLYSSSQFCNTTRYKYPSVHSDQAQLLTGIPDAHRTSEGFRDISRPSGSSLVIPPGVKCGGGPLAENQHRGNPEKCPLHSSFTGEDASFDTCIVKMNDADTEGYVVISKDQ; via the exons ATGGGGCGGCGGCGCGCGCTGCCGGGCTACCCGGAGTTCTACCGCGCGCGCTGGGCGCAGGGCGGCTGCGGCCCCTGCCAGGACCCCGCGCTCAAGAGCCGCGCCCGCGCCGGGGAGGGCGGCCCGGGCCGCTGGGACGTGCGCGGCATCGCCGAGGCCAGCGCCGGGGCGCGGGGCGAGCGGCCGGGCGGCGCCCTCTTCGCCGGGCTGGCCCGCGCCTTCGGCTTCCTGGAGCTGCTCTGCGTGAACCTCTTCGCCTGCCCCTGGAGGAGCGAGATCCGCGCGCTCAAG ACTTTTACAGGAAACTTTGTCTATTATGTACGGTCTGTTCTCCCAGATGGCATCGTGGAAAGGCTGCTGGAGGAAATTGGTTACATTGCCACAACAGCCACAGAATTCTCACTGGTCAGGAAGCTAAGTGAGTCAGAAGCGGAACAGGCTGCATTTGACCTGTTCCTTGCAAGGATTGAGTGCGAAGACATCTTTGAAATGGCCAAGGATGCCAGAGACAGTGATTTGGGGGATATCCTCCAGAAGAGAGCCCAGAAACATTGGCCTCCTGAAGGTGCTCTGGTTCAAAAGCATCAGCTTTCCCAGAGACAGGAATATGGGATGACCGGAAGTACGAGCAAGACTCAAGGATGTTGCAGTCCTCAGCAGGCAACTCCGGCGGAAGTCAGGTTGGCCTTTGATGATGCTGCAAATGGTGGTCTCAAATTCACTACAGATGAGTCTCAGCCCCTTGATCCAGAATTCAGTAGTGAACCAAACACAAACCAAAGCCACGGAAGTGCCTCCGAAAACTCCTGTGTCAAAAGCACAGACAGTGAGGATTTCTTGATGAAATACAGTGACATTGTCATTGGGCAGAAGCCTCTCCACCTTGCTAATCTCTCTCCAAAAGAGATGAAAACTCAGGCCACAGGGTTGATCAGCACCATGCTGGGTGCATCAGCAGATGGGAAACGGCCACCAACCGTTCCATCTCCGGATGCGAGTGGCCCGCAAGCCTTAGCGATACTGAATGATGTGACTTTGGAAAGCGGAGTCTGTTATGGCTGCAGAAGCCAGGGATCTTCCCAAGAGGCGATTGAACTAAAAATCAGAGATGCTATGAAGTGCCTGAGCGTTCATGAGTCAGATTCGACAGACAAGCCCAAAGAACTGAAAGGGAATGCCATACAACATAGTAATAAAATAATCTCGGCATGTCACATATCTAGGGAGGAAGAAACCCGGGATTTATCCTCCACATCTGCTAAGCTAAAGATCATGGAAGACAGCATGGAAGGACTCATTTATCCCGTAGAGGAAACAGCCCAACCAGAGTTGAACAGGAGCAGAATTGACATCCAGGAATTCAGTCACTCTAGGATGGAACTAACAGATCCACCTGGTCCATCTAAAGGGAGCTTAAACGTTGACCTCTACTCATCCAGCCAGTTCTGTAACACCACTAGGTATAAGTATCCCTCTGTGCACTCAGATCAGGCCCAACTTTTAACAGGCATTCCAGATGCACACAGAACCAGCGAGGGCTTTAGGGACATCAGCAGGCCATCCGGTTCAAGCCTTGTCATCCCCCCTGGTGTTAAGTGTGGCGGTGGCCCTCTGGCAGAGAATCAGCACAGGGGAAACCCGGAAAAATGTCCTCTCCACTCTTCTTTCACAGGTGAAGATGCAAGCTTCGACACTTGCATTGTAAAAATGAACGACGCCGACACCGAAGGTTACGTCGTCATAAGCAAAGATCAGTAG